In Acetivibrio cellulolyticus CD2, the sequence ACCTTTTGAAGTGCGTGAAATGATAGTAAAACTTGTGCGTTATCACGGCTTACCTTTGTTTTTCCTGGAGAAGGATAATCCTGTTCGGTCAGTAATAGAGGCCAGCCAATCAATTCCTATGGATTGGCTAGCTTTACTAGCAAAATCGGATGCTTTAGGAAGGATATGTCCTGATCAAAATGAGCTCTTAGAACGTATTGTACTTTTCTCTGAATTTTGCGAAGAACAAGGTTGCTACAGAGGAGCGAGAAAATTTGCAGATGCTTTTAGCCGTTTTAAATACTTTCAAAAGGAAGATGGCAACCCGGATTATGCAGCATTTGATGATACGGACTTTACGGTTATTCTTATGTCTGGTTTGCCTGCGTCAGGAAAAGATACTTTTATCGAAAAAAACTATCGCGGTTTAGAGGTAATATCTCTTGATAGAATACGTGATGAACTAGATGTATCTCCTGAAGAGGATCAGGGGTATGTAGTGCAAACAGCAAAGGAAATGGCCAGAAAGATGTTAAGGAAACACAAACCTTTTATATGGAATGCAACAAACCTAACAAAGAACACCCGAAGACAGCTAATAAGTTTATTTACATCCTATGGAGCCAAGGTAAAGCTAATATATCTTGAGGC encodes:
- a CDS encoding AAA family ATPase, encoding MIKEYNQKIGYCPTEPDWSINWEQLYGQFSWLKSMEGTLQDPVFHAEGDVLTHTKKVCESLTHLEEWRRLEEPSRFVLFAAALLHDIAKPICTRVDSDDHFSSKGHALKGELIAREIIYKNQGFNYKIPFEVREMIVKLVRYHGLPLFFLEKDNPVRSVIEASQSIPMDWLALLAKSDALGRICPDQNELLERIVLFSEFCEEQGCYRGARKFADAFSRFKYFQKEDGNPDYAAFDDTDFTVILMSGLPASGKDTFIEKNYRGLEVISLDRIRDELDVSPEEDQGYVVQTAKEMARKMLRKHKPFIWNATNLTKNTRRQLISLFTSYGAKVKLIYLEAPYLEILRRNRERSRNVPEKVIERMVKKLEVPDITEAHEVKWITC